In a single window of the Acidobacteriota bacterium genome:
- the bamD gene encoding outer membrane protein assembly factor BamD, whose translation MKRSFLAVFAVLLLFGIPAAAQRNVTPAIDRDPLLETDAKHNLDVAWQAFGPARKAYKQVLSRFEETFAAYPTFSKIDEFLYLAGMSSWYLSENKGKQRVDLRLEREREKYAPEKLRDDAKMYLTLLVEKFPDSKYRSEAEKALAILNKEPSK comes from the coding sequence ATGAAACGCTCTTTTTTGGCGGTTTTTGCGGTTTTGCTCTTGTTCGGTATTCCTGCTGCGGCTCAAAGGAACGTCACGCCGGCGATCGACCGCGATCCGCTGCTCGAAACGGACGCGAAACACAACCTCGACGTAGCGTGGCAGGCCTTCGGTCCCGCCCGAAAGGCATACAAACAGGTGCTTTCGCGGTTCGAAGAGACGTTCGCCGCCTATCCGACCTTTTCCAAGATCGACGAATTTCTGTACCTCGCTGGAATGTCGAGCTGGTATCTTTCTGAAAACAAAGGGAAACAGCGCGTCGATCTCCGTTTGGAACGCGAACGCGAAAAATACGCCCCCGAGAAGCTCCGCGACGACGCAAAGATGTATCTGACGCTGCTCGTTGAGAAATTCCCCGATAGCAAATACCGCAGCGAAGCGGAAAAGGCACTCGCCATCCTCAACAAAGAACCGTCCAAATAG
- a CDS encoding S-methyl-5'-thioadenosine phosphorylase has translation MENIQIGIIGGSGLYQMPELENVREINVDTPFGSPSDAFIVGELNSVTVAFLPRHARGHKFTPTEVPYKANIYAMKMLGVEYILSVSAVGSLQEQYEPTDMVIPDQFFDRTRARAQESTFFGEGIVGHVTFAHPVCDELGDILEASCKEVGVKFHRGGTYLCMEGPAFSTKTESNVYRQWGMDIIGMTNLQEAKLAREAEIAYATLALVTDYDCWHEGHGDVTIDMIVEYLNKNVRNAQLILKDAVKRVASKESPNQYRDAIKNAIFTAPDHWPAETAAKLEAIIGKYRQR, from the coding sequence ATGGAAAACATTCAGATCGGAATAATCGGCGGCAGCGGTTTGTACCAAATGCCGGAATTGGAGAACGTCCGCGAGATCAACGTAGATACCCCTTTCGGCTCGCCTTCAGATGCTTTTATTGTCGGCGAGTTGAACAGCGTTACGGTGGCGTTTTTGCCACGGCACGCACGCGGACACAAGTTCACGCCGACGGAGGTTCCGTATAAGGCGAACATCTACGCAATGAAGATGCTCGGCGTGGAATACATCCTTTCGGTTTCTGCTGTCGGTTCGCTGCAGGAACAATACGAGCCGACGGATATGGTCATACCAGACCAGTTCTTTGACAGAACGCGTGCACGGGCACAAGAATCGACGTTCTTCGGCGAAGGGATCGTCGGCCACGTTACTTTCGCCCACCCGGTTTGTGATGAACTCGGAGACATTCTCGAAGCGTCGTGCAAAGAGGTCGGCGTAAAGTTCCATCGCGGCGGCACTTACCTTTGTATGGAAGGGCCGGCCTTTTCGACCAAGACCGAATCCAACGTCTATCGCCAATGGGGAATGGACATCATCGGCATGACGAATCTGCAAGAGGCGAAACTCGCCCGCGAGGCCGAGATCGCATACGCCACGCTCGCCCTCGTCACCGATTACGACTGCTGGCACGAAGGCCACGGCGATGTGACCATCGACATGATCGTCGAATACCTGAACAAGAATGTACGCAACGCACAGTTGATATTGAAAGACGCCGTAAAACGCGTCGCTTCGAAAGAGTCACCGAATCAATATCGTGATGCCATCAAGAACGCCATTTTCACGGCTCCCGACCATTGGCCTGCGGAAACTGCGGCGAAACTTGAGGCAATTATCGGCAAGTACAGGCAGAGGTAA
- a CDS encoding peptidylprolyl isomerase gives MSNLTKGIILIVAIVAIGFGLVIWKKEVGGQASESFNQISRSEIELLLADLAKTNPMAVKRLAEDEELKKQQMKNLKQLLAFASQAKKEGMADEPSNRQELDSIRAEVIAVSYDRELNQDKGPMPPFGFISEEQINEFWAQSTPPAGQQSWFANLMGTLGLGKPASFRLPEDEFNDFLNAKIAIMKASNPEMADREISEEERTQAREMFAKSRVYRNEFDRKAAAGELNAEFVAKTNLQVRLQQAQFLARLYSQTLTDKMKVTDEEVNAYIAANPQFDPAEKRNKANEILQRAKAGEDFAALANEFTTDPGNKGPDGKDNGGLYADVPKGRMVAPFEEAALSLEAGQVAPELVETDFGFHIVKLERKLSKKDGAEQETYDVRHILISTGYKDPDNPMAREMPVKDFVRNKLETEKEEKLIEEIVAANGVMVPEDYTVPEVTDEQIQEMQQKQRPPMPMPQPENGENGAPPKPADTKPEAPKKK, from the coding sequence TTGAGCAACTTAACTAAAGGAATCATTTTGATCGTGGCGATCGTCGCCATCGGTTTCGGCTTGGTCATCTGGAAGAAAGAGGTCGGAGGACAAGCTTCGGAATCATTCAATCAGATCTCGCGTTCCGAGATCGAACTGCTGCTTGCAGACCTTGCAAAGACGAATCCCATGGCGGTCAAACGTCTCGCTGAGGATGAAGAACTCAAGAAGCAGCAGATGAAGAATCTGAAGCAGCTTCTTGCCTTTGCCAGCCAGGCAAAAAAGGAAGGAATGGCCGACGAGCCGTCAAACCGGCAGGAGTTGGACAGCATTCGTGCTGAGGTCATCGCTGTCTCCTACGATCGTGAATTGAACCAGGACAAAGGCCCGATGCCTCCTTTCGGCTTCATCAGCGAAGAGCAGATCAACGAGTTTTGGGCCCAGTCCACTCCTCCGGCAGGCCAGCAGAGTTGGTTCGCCAATCTGATGGGCACGCTCGGATTGGGTAAACCTGCGAGTTTCAGGCTCCCTGAAGATGAGTTCAATGATTTCCTCAACGCGAAGATAGCAATAATGAAGGCCTCGAACCCGGAAATGGCGGACCGTGAGATCAGCGAGGAAGAACGAACGCAGGCACGCGAGATGTTCGCGAAATCGCGTGTGTATCGCAACGAATTCGACCGTAAAGCAGCCGCCGGTGAACTGAACGCGGAATTCGTCGCAAAAACCAATCTTCAGGTTCGCCTTCAGCAGGCTCAGTTCCTTGCCCGGCTCTACTCGCAGACACTTACAGACAAGATGAAGGTGACCGACGAAGAGGTCAATGCCTACATCGCGGCGAACCCGCAGTTTGACCCGGCAGAAAAGCGAAATAAGGCGAACGAGATCCTTCAGCGTGCAAAAGCAGGCGAGGATTTCGCAGCACTTGCCAATGAGTTCACCACCGATCCGGGCAACAAAGGCCCTGACGGCAAGGACAATGGCGGTCTTTACGCCGACGTGCCGAAAGGTAGAATGGTCGCTCCCTTCGAAGAGGCCGCTCTCAGCCTCGAAGCAGGACAGGTCGCACCTGAACTTGTTGAAACAGATTTCGGCTTCCATATCGTCAAGCTCGAACGCAAGCTCAGTAAAAAAGACGGAGCCGAGCAGGAAACCTACGATGTCCGCCACATTCTGATCTCGACCGGCTACAAGGATCCCGACAATCCGATGGCACGCGAGATGCCGGTCAAGGATTTTGTCCGTAACAAGCTTGAGACGGAAAAGGAGGAAAAACTGATCGAGGAGATCGTTGCTGCGAATGGCGTTATGGTTCCGGAAGATTATACCGTTCCGGAAGTCACGGACGAGCAGATCCAGGAAATGCAGCAGAAGCAGCGTCCTCCGATGCCGATGCCGCAGCCCGAGAACGGAGAGAACGGTGCTCCGCCGAAGCCTGCGGACACAAAGCCCGAGGCACCTAAGAAAAAGTAG
- the mce gene encoding methylmalonyl-CoA epimerase, which translates to MKINHLGIATKGIDEALKFWENALGLENVHTETVEDQKVRVAMLPMGESRVELLEPTSDDSPISKFLEKRGGGIHHIAVEVEDIEASLTRLKENGARLIDESPRIGAEGCLVAFVHPSSTNGVLLELVQVK; encoded by the coding sequence ATGAAGATCAACCATTTAGGAATCGCAACAAAAGGTATTGACGAGGCTTTGAAGTTCTGGGAGAACGCACTCGGTTTGGAAAACGTTCACACCGAAACCGTCGAGGACCAGAAGGTCCGGGTCGCAATGCTGCCGATGGGCGAAAGCCGAGTCGAACTGCTGGAACCAACGTCCGATGACTCACCTATCTCAAAATTTTTGGAAAAACGCGGCGGCGGTATTCACCACATCGCTGTCGAGGTCGAGGATATTGAAGCATCGCTTACACGCCTGAAAGAGAATGGAGCCCGTCTGATCGACGAATCTCCCCGCATCGGTGCCGAAGGCTGCTTGGTCGCATTTGTACACCCGTCGTCGACGAACGGCGTTCTGCTCGAGTTGGTTCAGGTCAAATAG
- the meaB gene encoding methylmalonyl Co-A mutase-associated GTPase MeaB — MASELIQKLLAGDARSVARAISIVEHGGSAAAELMQAVFPNTGKATVIGITGAPGAGKSSLVDKLALLYKDRGEKVGIVCIDPSSPFSGGAILGDRIRMSTLGLDKNIFIRSMATRGNLGGLSRATVDAVAILDAAGYDKVIVETVGVGQDEVEIVKTADVSVVVLVPGMGDDIQAIKAGIMEIGDVFVINKADREGVLRTQKELEALLSLAHRPDMWHPPIVPTVATENKGLEDLAAAIEKYVGYTSMAYGEEIADRKTSIAKWRLLELLRERLLAELLSRNGTEKNLEQLAADVAAKRIDPYSAIEEILSEPRA; from the coding sequence ATGGCATCAGAATTGATCCAAAAGTTACTCGCCGGTGACGCGCGGTCCGTAGCTCGGGCGATTTCGATCGTTGAGCACGGAGGCTCGGCTGCGGCAGAATTGATGCAGGCGGTGTTTCCAAACACAGGCAAAGCCACAGTGATCGGCATCACCGGTGCGCCTGGAGCGGGCAAGTCATCACTCGTTGATAAGCTCGCCCTTCTCTACAAGGATAGGGGCGAAAAGGTCGGTATTGTCTGTATCGATCCTTCGTCACCGTTCTCTGGCGGCGCCATCCTGGGCGACCGTATACGGATGTCCACGCTTGGGCTGGACAAGAACATCTTTATCCGGTCGATGGCGACACGAGGCAATCTCGGCGGCCTGTCGCGAGCGACGGTCGATGCCGTTGCAATATTGGACGCCGCCGGTTACGACAAGGTCATCGTGGAAACGGTAGGTGTTGGCCAGGACGAGGTCGAGATCGTTAAAACCGCGGACGTTTCGGTGGTCGTGCTAGTTCCCGGCATGGGCGACGATATTCAGGCGATAAAGGCCGGCATTATGGAGATCGGCGATGTATTTGTAATAAATAAAGCTGATCGAGAAGGCGTCCTGAGAACTCAAAAGGAGCTTGAAGCACTGCTTTCACTTGCTCACCGGCCCGATATGTGGCATCCGCCGATCGTTCCGACCGTGGCTACAGAAAATAAAGGCCTTGAAGATCTGGCTGCCGCCATCGAAAAGTATGTTGGCTATACGTCGATGGCATACGGCGAAGAGATCGCTGACCGTAAGACTTCGATAGCGAAATGGCGGCTCTTGGAGTTGCTGCGCGAGCGTCTGCTGGCCGAACTGCTCAGCAGAAACGGTACCGAGAAGAACCTTGAGCAGCTTGCGGCGGACGTTGCGGCGAAACGTATCGATCCGTACTCAGCGATCGAGGAGATCTTGTCAGAACCTCGCGCATAG
- a CDS encoding DUF664 domain-containing protein → MENEAKVARQCLERVPADKFDWTPHEKSMTFGRLAVHVAEMFGWTKMTLTSDVLDFAEADWKAFEPATTEELIAFFDEQVASAKEVLANTSDEIFMTDWTMRNGEQVYFTMPKVAVMRTFVMNHIIHHRGQLSVYLRLNDIPVPSIYGPSADEGQM, encoded by the coding sequence TTGGAGAACGAGGCAAAGGTGGCGCGGCAGTGCCTTGAACGTGTCCCGGCGGACAAGTTCGACTGGACGCCGCATGAAAAGTCGATGACATTCGGGCGTCTCGCGGTTCATGTCGCAGAGATGTTCGGTTGGACGAAAATGACGTTGACAAGCGATGTTCTCGATTTCGCAGAAGCCGATTGGAAGGCGTTCGAGCCCGCGACGACCGAGGAATTGATCGCATTTTTTGACGAACAGGTCGCATCAGCAAAGGAAGTGCTTGCCAACACGTCGGACGAAATATTCATGACCGATTGGACGATGCGAAACGGCGAGCAGGTCTATTTCACGATGCCGAAGGTAGCCGTGATGCGTACGTTTGTGATGAACCACATAATTCACCATCGCGGCCAACTGTCGGTTTATCTGCGATTGAACGACATTCCGGTGCCGTCCATTTACGGGCCTTCGGCGGATGAAGGACAGATGTAG
- a CDS encoding acyl-CoA dehydrogenase family protein, protein MNFELSEEQLQIKYSIREFAESEILPNVMEWDETQHFPEELRPKLAELGLMGIIFPENYGGAAMGYVEYATIIEELGRVCGSVGLSVAAHNSLCSNHIYMFGSEEQKQKYLLPLTQGESFGAWGLTESQAGSDASGTRTNAVRSNGGWKVNGSKNFITHAIACNTLVAVAVTDKEKGNRGISAFIFDKSMEGFRSDKKENKLGMRASETASVVFEDCYVPQENLLGNEGEGFLQAMQVLDGGRISIAALSVGIAQGAYEAAVKYAKERQQFGKPIAEFQAIQFKLADMATQIECARLLTLQAAATKDAGKPVTQMSAMAKLYASETAVRVSEESVQIHGGYGYTKDYPAEKYWRDSKLCTIGEGTSEIQRLVIAKNLLKSL, encoded by the coding sequence ATGAATTTTGAACTTTCCGAAGAGCAGCTACAGATCAAGTACAGCATCCGCGAATTTGCCGAGAGCGAGATTCTTCCCAACGTAATGGAATGGGACGAAACGCAGCATTTCCCGGAGGAATTACGGCCAAAACTTGCCGAACTCGGTCTGATGGGAATCATTTTCCCTGAGAATTATGGCGGCGCGGCGATGGGCTATGTCGAATACGCGACCATCATCGAGGAACTCGGCCGCGTCTGCGGTTCGGTCGGTTTGTCAGTGGCTGCGCATAATTCGCTCTGTTCGAATCACATCTACATGTTCGGGTCGGAAGAACAGAAACAGAAATACCTTTTGCCACTCACGCAGGGCGAATCTTTCGGCGCATGGGGACTGACGGAATCACAGGCCGGCTCCGACGCGTCGGGCACACGAACGAACGCGGTCCGCTCGAATGGCGGATGGAAGGTCAACGGTTCGAAAAACTTCATCACACACGCCATCGCTTGCAACACCTTGGTCGCGGTAGCCGTAACTGACAAAGAAAAAGGAAACCGCGGTATCTCGGCCTTCATTTTCGACAAGTCGATGGAAGGTTTCCGATCGGACAAGAAAGAGAACAAACTAGGAATGCGGGCATCTGAGACCGCATCGGTGGTTTTTGAGGACTGTTACGTTCCTCAGGAGAATCTGCTCGGCAACGAAGGCGAAGGCTTTTTGCAGGCAATGCAGGTGTTGGACGGCGGGCGTATATCTATTGCCGCTTTGTCGGTAGGCATCGCTCAGGGAGCCTACGAAGCTGCGGTGAAGTACGCGAAAGAACGTCAGCAATTCGGAAAGCCGATCGCCGAGTTTCAGGCGATTCAGTTCAAACTTGCCGACATGGCGACGCAGATAGAATGTGCCCGCCTTCTCACGCTGCAAGCCGCAGCTACCAAAGACGCAGGTAAGCCCGTGACACAGATGTCCGCGATGGCTAAACTCTACGCTTCCGAAACGGCAGTTCGTGTATCGGAAGAATCCGTTCAGATCCACGGCGGTTATGGCTATACCAAAGACTATCCGGCTGAGAAATACTGGCGCGATTCAAAACTCTGCACCATCGGCGAAGGCACCAGCGAGATACAGCGGCTCGTTATCGCAAAGAATCTCCTGAAATCATTGTAA
- a CDS encoding CoA-binding protein: MDHPNYLTTDDQIRELLSSVKRIAVLGIKPDDHAAQPAHYVPKYMQENGYEIVPVPVYYPDVTQILGQPVHRDLIQVPGEIDLLNVFRRGRDISKHTFEILAKKPKAVWFQLGIRNDDVAERLADAGIKVVQDLCLMVEHRALLK, translated from the coding sequence ATGGATCACCCGAACTATCTCACAACGGACGACCAGATCAGGGAGCTGCTTTCCTCTGTGAAACGCATTGCGGTCTTGGGTATCAAGCCGGATGACCATGCTGCCCAGCCTGCTCATTACGTTCCGAAATATATGCAGGAGAACGGTTACGAGATAGTTCCTGTTCCCGTTTATTACCCCGACGTGACACAGATCTTGGGTCAGCCGGTTCATCGCGACCTGATACAGGTTCCCGGCGAGATCGACCTCCTGAACGTTTTCCGCCGCGGGCGCGACATCTCAAAACATACTTTCGAGATCCTCGCCAAAAAGCCGAAAGCAGTGTGGTTTCAGTTGGGTATTAGAAATGACGACGTTGCAGAGAGGCTCGCCGATGCCGGCATCAAAGTAGTGCAGGACCTTTGCCTGATGGTCGAGCATCGGGCTCTACTAAAATAA
- a CDS encoding rRNA pseudouridine synthase: MQERLQKLIAQAGIASRRAAEQLILNGDVSVNGDIVTELGTKADPEKDHIKVRGKLINAKLQSRSNVYVLLNKPKGYLSSAADPEGRKLVTDLVKGKGKLHPVGRLDYNTEGLIILTNDGEFTNHVASSRKIPKVYEVKVKGLPNRNAINKLRRGIMLDDGFKTAPADIRELKTTGNNAWFEVTLHEGHNQQIRKMFDAVGNSVVKLRRIRIGNVSAPELRTGRWRDLTKEELRTLKP; the protein is encoded by the coding sequence ATGCAGGAAAGACTTCAAAAACTTATCGCCCAGGCCGGTATAGCTTCGCGGCGTGCGGCGGAGCAGTTGATACTTAACGGCGATGTCTCGGTCAACGGCGATATCGTAACTGAACTTGGGACAAAAGCCGATCCCGAAAAGGACCACATCAAGGTCCGCGGCAAGCTCATCAACGCCAAGCTGCAAAGCCGTTCGAATGTTTACGTTCTTTTGAACAAACCGAAAGGCTATCTTTCCAGCGCCGCGGATCCCGAGGGACGTAAGCTGGTCACGGATCTTGTAAAAGGCAAAGGCAAGCTCCATCCCGTTGGCCGCCTCGATTACAACACCGAAGGGCTTATCATCCTGACCAACGACGGCGAATTCACGAACCATGTCGCGTCGTCACGCAAGATACCTAAGGTTTATGAAGTAAAGGTGAAAGGCCTGCCTAATCGGAATGCGATAAACAAACTTCGCCGCGGCATCATGCTCGACGACGGTTTCAAGACGGCACCGGCGGACATTCGCGAACTTAAAACTACCGGAAACAATGCCTGGTTCGAGGTGACGCTGCACGAAGGCCACAATCAGCAGATACGCAAAATGTTCGATGCGGTCGGTAATTCTGTTGTAAAACTCCGACGAATTCGCATTGGAAATGTCAGCGCACCGGAACTCCGCACAGGCCGCTGGCGTGACCTTACAAAAGAAGAGTTACGCACTCTTAAACCTTGA
- the scpB gene encoding SMC-Scp complex subunit ScpB yields MDEAVQTKLTRTPADLVALAEALIFVADEPITTRLIADVLGEEKGAIEAAIEELRREYAERGSGLQIREIAGGWQLATRTDFHEEIRTFLKTRPSAKLSIAALETLAVIAYKQPVTVPEILEIRGVQSASAIKTLLDKRLIVAKGRKETVGRPMMYGTSKEFLIQFGLKDLSELPSIEDFEDLVQ; encoded by the coding sequence ATGGACGAAGCAGTTCAGACAAAACTCACGCGGACGCCGGCCGATTTGGTCGCGCTCGCTGAGGCACTCATTTTTGTTGCAGACGAGCCTATTACGACGCGGCTGATCGCTGATGTCCTCGGTGAAGAAAAAGGTGCGATCGAGGCGGCCATCGAAGAACTTCGACGTGAATACGCCGAACGCGGCAGCGGGCTGCAGATACGAGAGATCGCCGGCGGTTGGCAATTGGCAACACGAACTGATTTTCACGAAGAGATACGTACCTTCCTTAAGACGCGTCCATCAGCAAAACTCTCGATCGCCGCACTGGAAACGCTCGCCGTCATTGCATACAAACAGCCGGTCACAGTTCCGGAGATCCTCGAAATTCGCGGTGTGCAGTCTGCGTCGGCTATAAAAACCTTGCTCGACAAACGCCTCATCGTCGCCAAAGGCCGCAAAGAGACGGTCGGCCGCCCGATGATGTACGGTACATCGAAAGAATTCCTGATCCAATTCGGGCTCAAAGACCTGTCCGAACTGCCGAGCATCGAGGATTTCGAGGACCTGGTCCAGTAG
- a CDS encoding segregation/condensation protein A — protein sequence MTKEPEQYSFDFHRETAEIVRDSEELKVKIGDFAGPLDLLLFLIRQEKANIFDIPIAKITDEYLNYIRLMKRLDISVAADFLVMAAQLIEIKTKMLLPRDPTIESDEEAEDPRQELVDRLLEHEKFKTAAGMLYERSTLEQAVFTRGPIETDEANAEIDATVFDLLGVFQKILARHAEEVKMEIEREEISLGDMIRTLKDRIAAQGEVSLLAFFEEMQNRRELVTAFIAVLEIVKNGGVSLRQKGTFGDIILKGI from the coding sequence TTGACAAAGGAACCTGAACAATACAGCTTCGATTTTCATCGCGAGACGGCAGAGATCGTCCGCGATTCTGAGGAGTTGAAGGTAAAGATCGGCGATTTCGCGGGCCCGCTCGACCTGCTTCTTTTTCTCATCCGGCAGGAAAAGGCGAATATTTTCGACATACCGATCGCCAAGATCACCGACGAATACCTTAACTACATCCGCCTCATGAAGCGGCTCGACATCTCGGTCGCTGCAGATTTTCTCGTAATGGCGGCACAGCTGATCGAGATCAAGACCAAGATGCTGCTGCCTCGCGATCCGACCATCGAAAGCGACGAAGAGGCAGAAGACCCACGGCAGGAACTTGTAGATCGGCTTCTCGAGCACGAGAAATTCAAAACGGCGGCAGGAATGCTGTATGAGCGTTCCACGCTGGAGCAGGCGGTTTTCACCCGCGGCCCGATAGAAACGGACGAAGCGAACGCTGAAATTGACGCGACCGTTTTTGACCTTTTGGGCGTTTTTCAGAAGATCCTCGCCCGCCATGCCGAAGAAGTGAAAATGGAGATCGAGCGGGAAGAAATATCGCTCGGAGATATGATCCGCACTCTCAAAGACCGCATCGCGGCCCAGGGCGAGGTCAGTTTGCTAGCATTCTTTGAAGAGATGCAGAACCGCCGCGAACTGGTCACCGCATTCATTGCGGTTCTTGAAATTGTGAAAAACGGCGGCGTTTCGCTCAGACAGAAAGGAACCTTTGGCGATATAATCTTGAAAGGCATTTGA
- a CDS encoding DUF2237 domain-containing protein produces MYTNGNGNGHYPKPKNVLGGELELCCSDPMTGFYRDGFCRTGVDDTGRHTVCIRATDEFLAFSKAMGNDLSTPMPQYAFPGLKEGDKWCLCMLRWREAFENGMAPQVYLRATHEHALTVIDLEDLKRYAIDYE; encoded by the coding sequence ATGTATACAAACGGAAACGGAAACGGTCACTACCCCAAACCAAAAAACGTTCTCGGCGGCGAATTGGAACTTTGCTGCTCCGATCCGATGACGGGTTTCTATCGCGACGGTTTTTGCCGCACCGGCGTCGATGACACCGGCAGGCACACCGTGTGCATCAGGGCGACTGATGAATTCCTTGCGTTCTCAAAAGCAATGGGCAACGACCTTTCGACGCCAATGCCGCAATACGCGTTTCCGGGTTTGAAAGAAGGCGACAAATGGTGTCTTTGCATGCTTCGCTGGCGCGAGGCTTTTGAGAACGGCATGGCGCCGCAGGTTTATCTGCGAGCGACCCACGAACATGCACTTACGGTTATCGACCTTGAAGACCTGAAGCGATACGCCATAGACTACGAATAA
- a CDS encoding DUF3060 domain-containing protein, whose product MRFAFTIVLLSVLAFASCDLRNETAKRSMERFTSSPTPKFSPAPTESPVDAADVAKADTSVEGEPIYVDGPDLKRTVNCAKFNSVKINGNSNNVTITGVCKQVMINGDRNRITADAANEYVFNGSENVLRYSRFVNGKRPSITQNREGNSIERIPTEKKK is encoded by the coding sequence ATGCGATTCGCGTTCACGATCGTTCTTCTTTCAGTGCTTGCATTCGCTTCGTGCGACCTTCGCAATGAGACGGCTAAACGCAGCATGGAACGGTTTACGTCCAGTCCGACACCGAAATTTTCGCCCGCGCCGACGGAATCGCCCGTCGATGCCGCAGATGTTGCGAAGGCTGATACTTCTGTCGAAGGCGAGCCGATCTATGTTGACGGGCCCGATCTGAAGAGAACGGTCAACTGTGCGAAATTCAACAGCGTGAAGATAAACGGAAATTCGAATAACGTTACGATCACCGGAGTCTGCAAACAAGTGATGATAAATGGTGACCGCAACCGGATCACTGCAGATGCCGCGAATGAGTATGTTTTTAACGGCAGCGAAAATGTGTTGAGATATTCGCGATTCGTTAACGGCAAGCGCCCGTCGATCACGCAGAACCGTGAGGGCAACTCTATCGAGAGGATACCAACGGAAAAAAAGAAATAA
- a CDS encoding arsenate reductase, producing the protein MKITVYEKPTCTTCRKLNRLFEENGINWKKVNYFVEPFTEKKLAGLLKKTGLRPFEVLRRNEPDFKLAGIDKESSNKEVIAAMVKYPSIIQRPIVEAGDRAVLARPIELALEILR; encoded by the coding sequence ATGAAGATCACAGTTTATGAAAAGCCTACTTGTACGACCTGTCGAAAGCTGAACAGGCTATTTGAAGAGAATGGTATCAACTGGAAAAAGGTGAATTATTTCGTCGAACCTTTTACCGAGAAAAAACTGGCCGGTTTGTTGAAAAAGACGGGCCTGCGGCCATTCGAGGTTCTGCGGCGGAATGAACCCGACTTCAAACTCGCCGGCATTGATAAGGAATCATCGAACAAGGAAGTGATCGCGGCGATGGTAAAATACCCGTCGATCATTCAGCGTCCCATTGTTGAGGCCGGCGACAGGGCCGTATTGGCGAGACCGATAGAATTGGCGTTGGAGATCTTGAGATAA